The proteins below come from a single Streptomyces spongiicola genomic window:
- the pepN gene encoding aminopeptidase N — translation MPGENLSRDEARARAELLSVDGYEVFLDLRSATAESEEARPRTFRSVTTIRFRRTGEGDGTFADLVAPSVNAVTLNGRALDPAEVFDGSRIALSGLRDENVLVVDAQCAYSRTGEGMHRFVDPEDGEVYLYTQYEPADARRVFADFEQPDLKAPFRFEVAAPEDWTVWSNAAVESREGGTWRFAETKPISTYITAVVAGPYHSESDLYTRDLGDGRTLEIPLGAMCRKGLAKHFDADDVFLVTKQGLDFFHDNFDYPYPFGKYDQAFVPEYNLGAMENPGCVTFREEFVFRGRVTQASFERRANVILHEMAHMWFGDLVTMRWWDDLWLKESFADFMGSLSLVEATRFRNGWVTFANNRKAWAYRADQLPSTHPVTADIHDLEDAKLNFDGITYAKGASVLKQLVAYAGPEAFMEGARRYFKRHAYGNTRLDDLLAVLEETSGRDMRAWSRSWLETSGVNTLTPQLTCDAGDRITELAVVQDGGAGPGAAAPSAPRPHRVAVGLYRHEGAELVRYARAEVDVTGTRTVVAELAGRERPAMVLVNDDDLTYCKVRFDEGSLDTLRSHLGSVVDPLARAVCWSALWNLTRDALMPARDFAGLVLDFAGRESDIGVLQTVLAWARTALVHYAAPEWRPEGGRRLSEGALRELRLAEPGSQHQLTWARFFASVAAGDADLRLLQGLLDGTAQIDGLEVDQELRWAFLEPLASHGVAGEPAIGAELARDDTASGRRHQVRCLAARPSAAVKDQAWAQVVKSDALSNALVEATISGFTQASQRELLAPYAEKYFAVIERVWAERSIQIGMDVVRGLFPALQDDAATLRATDAWLGSHPDAPGALRRLVLESRDDLARALRAQSCDAAAG, via the coding sequence GTGCCCGGAGAGAACCTGTCCCGCGACGAGGCCCGCGCCCGGGCCGAGCTGCTGTCGGTCGACGGATACGAGGTCTTCCTCGACCTGCGGTCCGCGACCGCGGAGAGCGAGGAGGCGCGGCCGCGGACGTTCCGTTCGGTCACCACGATCAGGTTCCGCCGCACCGGCGAGGGCGACGGCACCTTCGCCGATCTCGTCGCCCCCTCGGTGAACGCGGTGACCCTCAACGGCCGTGCGCTCGACCCGGCCGAGGTCTTCGACGGCTCCCGGATCGCGCTGAGCGGTCTGCGGGATGAGAACGTCCTGGTGGTGGACGCGCAGTGTGCGTACAGCAGGACCGGGGAGGGCATGCACCGCTTCGTCGACCCCGAGGACGGCGAGGTCTACCTGTACACGCAGTACGAACCCGCCGACGCCCGGCGGGTCTTCGCCGACTTCGAGCAGCCGGACCTGAAGGCCCCCTTCCGCTTCGAGGTGGCCGCGCCCGAGGACTGGACGGTCTGGAGCAACGCCGCGGTGGAGTCGCGCGAGGGCGGGACCTGGCGCTTCGCCGAGACCAAGCCGATCTCCACGTACATCACGGCCGTCGTGGCCGGCCCGTACCACAGCGAGAGCGACCTCTACACCCGCGACCTCGGCGACGGGCGGACACTGGAGATCCCGCTCGGCGCCATGTGCCGCAAGGGGCTGGCCAAGCACTTCGACGCGGACGACGTCTTCCTCGTCACCAAGCAGGGCCTGGACTTCTTCCACGACAACTTCGACTACCCGTACCCCTTCGGGAAGTACGACCAGGCGTTCGTGCCCGAGTACAACCTCGGCGCGATGGAGAACCCGGGCTGTGTGACCTTCCGGGAGGAGTTCGTCTTCCGGGGCAGGGTGACGCAGGCGTCGTTCGAGCGCCGGGCGAACGTCATCCTGCACGAGATGGCGCACATGTGGTTCGGCGACCTGGTCACCATGCGGTGGTGGGACGACCTCTGGCTGAAGGAGTCCTTCGCCGACTTCATGGGTTCGCTCTCGCTGGTCGAGGCGACCCGCTTCCGGAACGGCTGGGTGACGTTCGCCAACAACCGCAAGGCCTGGGCGTACCGGGCCGACCAGCTGCCCTCCACACACCCCGTCACCGCGGACATCCACGACCTGGAGGACGCCAAGCTCAACTTCGACGGGATCACCTACGCCAAGGGCGCCTCGGTCCTGAAGCAGCTCGTGGCGTACGCGGGGCCCGAGGCGTTCATGGAGGGCGCGCGGCGCTACTTCAAGCGCCACGCCTACGGCAACACCCGCCTCGACGACCTGCTGGCGGTACTGGAGGAGACCTCGGGGCGGGACATGAGGGCCTGGTCGCGGTCGTGGCTGGAGACCTCCGGCGTCAACACGCTGACGCCGCAGCTCACCTGTGACGCGGGCGACCGGATCACCGAGCTGGCGGTCGTGCAGGACGGCGGCGCCGGGCCCGGTGCGGCAGCCCCGTCGGCCCCGCGGCCCCACCGGGTGGCCGTCGGCCTCTACCGGCACGAGGGAGCGGAGCTGGTGCGCTACGCACGGGCCGAGGTGGACGTCACCGGGACCCGGACGGTCGTGGCGGAGCTGGCGGGCCGGGAGCGCCCGGCGATGGTGCTCGTCAACGACGACGACCTCACCTACTGCAAGGTCCGCTTCGACGAGGGGTCGCTGGACACGCTGCGGAGCCACCTCGGATCGGTGGTGGACCCGCTGGCGCGGGCGGTGTGCTGGTCGGCGCTGTGGAACCTGACGCGCGACGCCCTGATGCCGGCCCGGGACTTCGCCGGGCTCGTCCTGGACTTCGCCGGACGGGAGTCGGACATCGGCGTGCTGCAGACGGTGCTCGCGTGGGCGCGCACCGCACTCGTCCACTACGCGGCGCCCGAGTGGCGCCCGGAAGGCGGCCGGCGGCTGTCGGAGGGGGCGCTGCGGGAGCTGCGGCTCGCGGAGCCCGGCAGCCAGCACCAGCTGACCTGGGCGCGGTTCTTCGCGTCCGTGGCGGCCGGCGACGCGGATCTCCGGCTGCTCCAGGGGCTGCTGGACGGCACCGCCCAGATCGACGGGCTGGAGGTCGACCAGGAGCTGCGGTGGGCGTTCCTGGAGCCGCTCGCCTCGCACGGGGTGGCCGGCGAGCCGGCGATCGGCGCGGAGCTGGCGCGCGACGACACCGCGTCCGGCAGGCGCCACCAGGTGCGCTGCCTGGCCGCCCGGCCCTCCGCGGCGGTCAAGGACCAGGCGTGGGCGCAGGTCGTCAAGTCGGACGCGCTGTCGAACGCGCTGGTGGAAGCCACCATTTCGGGCTTCACCCAGGCGTCGCAGCGGGAGCTGCTCGCGCCCTACGCCGAGAAGTACTTCGCGGTGATCGAACGGGTCTGGGCGGAGCGGTCGATCCAGATCGGCATGGACGTGGTCCGCGGTCTGTTCCCCGCGCTCCAGGACGACGCGGCCACACTGCGGGCGACGGACGCGTGGCTCGGCTCCCACCCCGACGCGCCCGGGGCGCTGCGCCGGCTGGTGCTCGAGTCCCGGGACGACCTCGCCCGCGCCCTGCGGGCCCAGTCCTGCGACGCGGCGGCCGGCTGA
- a CDS encoding S8 family serine peptidase produces MTTLESQGSIPGPRRVARVAAAAGLVAALVATGAAPAFAATSVDDPPARGPVKSAEPPADKLGEADARLLAEAEAKGQKTVTVMVATVPGQTGQVAGQLGAVAGAVVGQRDDKLGYVRATLPTGRAKSALGKAGELDTVQGMDLQREIRLDDPRPDAGARGTASAASASAAYPGPGRKTKAKNPYNPSHETGAVEFVEDHPRADGRGVTIGILDSGIDLGHPALQKTTTGERKIVDWVTATDPATDGDGTWRRMDTGVTGPVFTVGDRSWKAPAGEHRFSVFEERATLGGDMAGDLNRDGDTTDKWGVLYDAAAGTVRVDLDDDADFTDEVAMKPYKDGHRFGYFGTDDPATEIAERIPFVVEIRKDVEFEAGKFSDYVNIGVVEGSHGTHVAGIAAANGLFGGRMSGAAPGAKLVSSRACTWSGGCTNIALLEGMRDLVVNRGVDIVNMSIGGLPALNYDDSERGDDADNARALLYNRLIDTYGVQLVISAGNSGPGVNTIGDPALANKVVSVGAAVSRSTWAANYGSQVAKRYNMFNFSSRGPTENGGFTPTITAPGASVNTIPTWQAGAPVPEAGYSLPAGYGMLNGTSMSAPQATGASALLISAAKQRRLELSPLTLRTALTSTAKRIAGVKAHEQGAGLIDVEEAWESIRDGATAHSYTVKAPVDTALDHLLKPEAGFGAGVYDRDGGLKPGQRRTYDVTITRTSGPNRPIEHELDLRNNDGTFRIVGDDEVDLPLNRPVTVKVQAKAGSTGVHSAILELDDERTEGVDKQILTTVVASSELVKPGYSHSAKGSVQRNGFTSHFVTVPEGTRTLEVALGGLAAGSQTRFISIHPYGVAVESTASTVCYANYVNPANTCRPDARSYADPQPGVWEIEVESRRTSPVLDNPFTLDVTLLGATFDPAVKTLPEAEVGTPAEVDWRVTNDAAALEGRLKGGSLGSAKTAAPTIAQDERQVSTVTIGAGVERLDVVIGNTSDKGADLDLAVLKDGRLVGQSADGDSEESVSLTNPAAGTYTILVDGYAVAPGGTTYDYKDVYFSSALGTVEVDESKTVSLANGASAQVSAEVKVAGAAPEGRRFFGEVRLVNARGTAAGTGSVVIEKVVP; encoded by the coding sequence ATGACAACCCTCGAGTCCCAGGGCTCCATACCCGGGCCCAGACGTGTGGCACGGGTCGCCGCCGCCGCAGGCCTCGTGGCCGCGCTGGTGGCCACCGGCGCCGCCCCCGCCTTCGCGGCCACCTCGGTGGACGATCCTCCGGCCCGCGGCCCGGTCAAGAGCGCCGAGCCGCCCGCCGACAAGCTCGGCGAGGCCGATGCCCGGCTCCTCGCCGAAGCCGAGGCGAAGGGCCAGAAGACCGTCACCGTGATGGTCGCCACCGTTCCCGGCCAGACCGGGCAGGTCGCCGGTCAGCTGGGCGCCGTCGCCGGCGCCGTCGTCGGCCAGCGGGACGACAAGCTCGGCTACGTGCGGGCCACGCTCCCCACCGGCAGGGCGAAGAGCGCCCTCGGCAAGGCCGGTGAACTCGACACGGTCCAGGGGATGGACCTCCAGCGCGAGATCAGGCTGGACGATCCGAGGCCGGACGCGGGCGCCAGGGGTACCGCTTCCGCCGCCTCGGCATCGGCCGCCTACCCGGGGCCGGGCAGGAAGACCAAGGCGAAGAACCCGTACAACCCGTCCCACGAGACGGGTGCCGTGGAGTTCGTCGAGGACCACCCGCGGGCCGACGGCCGCGGTGTGACCATCGGCATCCTCGACTCCGGGATCGACCTCGGCCACCCGGCCCTGCAGAAGACCACCACCGGCGAGCGCAAGATCGTCGACTGGGTGACCGCGACCGACCCGGCCACGGACGGCGACGGCACCTGGCGGCGGATGGACACCGGCGTGACCGGTCCCGTGTTCACCGTGGGCGACCGCAGCTGGAAGGCGCCGGCCGGCGAGCACCGGTTCAGCGTCTTCGAGGAGCGGGCCACCCTCGGCGGCGACATGGCCGGGGACCTGAACCGCGACGGCGACACCACCGACAAGTGGGGCGTCCTGTACGACGCCGCCGCCGGTACGGTCCGCGTGGACCTGGACGACGACGCCGACTTCACCGACGAAGTCGCGATGAAGCCGTACAAGGACGGCCACCGGTTCGGCTACTTCGGCACCGACGACCCCGCCACCGAGATCGCCGAGCGCATCCCGTTCGTGGTGGAGATCCGCAAGGACGTCGAGTTCGAGGCCGGGAAGTTCTCCGACTACGTCAACATCGGCGTCGTCGAGGGCTCGCACGGCACCCATGTGGCCGGTATCGCCGCCGCCAACGGCCTCTTCGGCGGCCGGATGAGCGGTGCGGCGCCCGGCGCCAAGCTGGTCTCGTCGCGCGCCTGCACCTGGAGCGGCGGCTGCACCAACATCGCGCTGCTCGAGGGCATGCGGGACCTGGTCGTCAACCGCGGTGTGGACATCGTCAACATGTCCATCGGCGGTCTGCCCGCGCTGAACTACGACGACAGCGAGCGCGGCGACGACGCCGACAACGCGCGCGCCCTGCTCTACAACCGCCTGATCGACACCTACGGCGTCCAGCTGGTCATCTCGGCCGGCAACTCGGGCCCCGGCGTCAACACGATCGGCGACCCGGCCCTGGCCAACAAGGTCGTCTCGGTCGGCGCGGCCGTCTCCCGCAGCACCTGGGCCGCCAACTACGGCTCGCAGGTCGCGAAGCGGTACAACATGTTCAACTTCTCCTCCCGCGGCCCGACGGAGAACGGCGGCTTCACGCCGACGATCACCGCACCCGGCGCGTCGGTCAACACGATCCCGACCTGGCAGGCGGGCGCCCCGGTGCCCGAGGCCGGCTACAGCCTGCCTGCGGGCTACGGCATGCTGAACGGCACCTCGATGTCCGCGCCGCAGGCGACGGGCGCCAGCGCGCTGCTCATCTCCGCCGCCAAGCAGCGTCGCCTGGAACTCTCCCCGCTCACCCTGCGGACCGCGCTGACCAGCACCGCCAAGCGGATCGCCGGGGTGAAGGCACACGAGCAGGGCGCGGGCCTGATCGACGTCGAGGAGGCGTGGGAGTCCATCCGGGACGGCGCCACCGCCCACTCGTACACAGTGAAGGCACCGGTCGACACCGCGCTCGACCACCTGCTGAAGCCGGAGGCGGGCTTCGGCGCCGGCGTCTACGACCGCGACGGCGGGCTGAAGCCCGGCCAGCGCAGGACGTACGACGTCACCATCACGCGCACGAGCGGCCCGAACCGGCCGATCGAGCACGAGCTGGACCTGCGCAACAACGACGGCACGTTCCGCATCGTCGGCGACGACGAGGTGGACCTGCCGCTGAACCGGCCGGTCACGGTGAAGGTGCAGGCCAAGGCCGGCTCCACCGGCGTGCACAGCGCCATCCTGGAGCTGGACGACGAGCGCACCGAAGGCGTCGACAAGCAGATCCTCACCACCGTGGTCGCCTCCAGCGAACTGGTGAAGCCCGGCTACTCCCACTCCGCCAAGGGGTCGGTGCAGCGCAACGGCTTCACGTCCCACTTCGTCACGGTGCCGGAGGGCACCAGGACGCTGGAGGTCGCGCTCGGCGGTCTCGCCGCGGGCAGCCAGACCCGGTTCATCTCGATCCACCCCTACGGCGTGGCCGTCGAGAGCACCGCGTCCACCGTCTGCTACGCGAACTACGTCAACCCGGCCAACACCTGCCGCCCGGACGCGCGCTCCTACGCCGACCCGCAGCCGGGCGTCTGGGAGATCGAGGTCGAGTCGCGGCGCACCTCCCCGGTGCTGGACAACCCGTTCACGCTGGACGTCACGCTGCTCGGCGCCACCTTCGACCCGGCGGTGAAGACCCTGCCGGAGGCGGAGGTCGGCACGCCTGCGGAGGTCGACTGGCGGGTCACCAATGACGCCGCCGCGCTGGAGGGCAGGCTGAAGGGCGGCTCGCTCGGCTCCGCGAAGACGGCGGCGCCGACCATCGCGCAGGACGAGCGCCAGGTGTCCACGGTCACCATCGGCGCCGGCGTCGAGCGGCTGGACGTGGTCATCGGGAACACCTCCGACAAGGGTGCCGACCTGGACCTCGCGGTCCTCAAGGACGGCCGCCTCGTCGGCCAGTCCGCGGACGGCGACTCCGAGGAGTCGGTGTCTCTGACCAACCCGGCCGCGGGCACCTACACGATCCTCGTCGACGGCTACGCGGTGGCGCCCGGCGGCACCACGTACGACTACAAGGACGTGTACTTCTCGTCGGCGCTCGGCACCGTCGAGGTCGACGAGTCGAAGACGGTCTCGCTGGCCAACGGCGCGAGCGCGCAGGTCTCCGCCGAGGTGAAGGTGGCCGGTGCCGCGCCCGAGGGCCGCCGCTTCTTCGGCGAGGTCCGGCTGGTGAACGCGCGCGGCACCGCCGCGGGCACCGGCAGCGTGGTGATCGAGAAGGTCGTCCCGTAG
- a CDS encoding aspartate-semialdehyde dehydrogenase gives MKVGIVGATGQVGTVMRRILAERKFPADELRLFASARSAGSVIEWQGREITVEDAATADYSGLDIVLFSAGGATSRALAGKVAAQGAVVIDNSSAWRRDPEVPLVVSEVNPHAVKDRPKGIIANPNCTTMAAMPVLKPLHREAGLTALVATTYQAVSGSGLAGVAELDGQVKAVAERAAELTHDGEAVVYPEPGVYQRPIAFNVLPLAGSIVDDGSHETDEEQKLRHESRKILEIPDLRVSGTCVRVPVFSGHSLQVNARFERPLSVERAQALLADAEGVELSDIPTPLQAAGRDASYVGRIRADETVENGLALFVSNDNLRKGAALNAVQIAELVADELRG, from the coding sequence GTGAAGGTCGGAATCGTCGGAGCCACCGGGCAGGTCGGCACGGTCATGCGCAGGATCCTCGCCGAGCGGAAGTTCCCGGCCGACGAGCTCCGGCTGTTCGCCTCCGCCCGGTCCGCGGGGTCCGTGATCGAGTGGCAGGGCCGGGAGATCACCGTCGAGGACGCCGCCACCGCCGACTACTCCGGCCTGGACATCGTGCTCTTCTCGGCCGGCGGCGCGACCTCCCGGGCGCTCGCCGGGAAGGTGGCCGCCCAGGGTGCCGTCGTGATCGACAACTCCTCCGCCTGGCGCCGGGACCCCGAGGTGCCGCTGGTCGTCTCCGAGGTGAACCCGCACGCGGTCAAGGACCGCCCGAAGGGGATCATCGCCAACCCGAACTGCACCACCATGGCCGCGATGCCCGTGCTGAAGCCGCTCCACCGGGAGGCCGGGCTCACCGCGCTCGTCGCCACCACCTACCAGGCGGTGTCCGGCTCGGGCCTGGCCGGCGTCGCCGAACTCGACGGCCAGGTGAAGGCCGTCGCCGAGCGGGCCGCCGAGCTGACCCACGACGGGGAGGCCGTCGTCTACCCGGAGCCGGGTGTCTACCAGCGCCCCATCGCCTTCAACGTGCTGCCGCTGGCCGGTTCGATCGTCGACGACGGCTCCCACGAGACCGACGAGGAGCAGAAGCTCCGCCACGAGTCCCGCAAGATCCTGGAGATCCCGGACCTCAGGGTCTCCGGCACCTGCGTCCGCGTACCCGTCTTCTCCGGGCACTCGCTGCAGGTCAACGCGCGCTTCGAGCGTCCGCTGAGCGTGGAGCGGGCCCAGGCGCTGCTGGCGGACGCGGAGGGCGTCGAGCTGTCCGACATCCCGACCCCGCTGCAGGCCGCGGGCAGGGACGCCTCCTACGTGGGCCGCATCCGGGCCGACGAGACCGTCGAGAACGGTCTCGCCCTGTTCGTCTCGAACGACAACCTGCGCAAGGGCGCCGCGCTGAACGCCGTCCAGATCGCCGAACTGGTGGCGGACGAACTCAGGGGCTGA